The Carassius carassius chromosome 34, fCarCar2.1, whole genome shotgun sequence genome has a segment encoding these proteins:
- the LOC132114482 gene encoding tetraspanin-36, with translation MDCGILTSKSILLLLSLIFWAAGAALAYVGSYVIKSYNSFEDFVSNKYSVIPAAIIICVAVVMFVIGIVGCCATLRESKVGLGFFLLIIMIIFAAEVTAFVFGFIYRGRIKGDLEKSMNSVFQKYDGVNSETHAVDYLQFQMECCGVNNITDWTAISWFVQHNNSVPHSCCKANATQCTGQLSQLDLLNTQGCEAKLEQMLQDVLSYAMLVILAFAIIKLFGMLSICVIACRSKKNDYQPLYA, from the exons GCTGCTGGAGCGGCCCTCGCGTATGTTGGCTCTTATGTGATAAAGAGCTACAACAGCTTTGAAGACTTTGTGTCTAATAAGTACTCCGTCATCCCGGCAGCCATTATAATCTGTGTGGCTGTGGTCATGTTTGTCATCGGGATCGTTGGCTGCTGTGCAACTCTGAGGGAGTCCAAAGTCGGATTAGGCTTT TTTCTTCTCATCATCATGATAATCTTCGCAGCCGAGGTGACCGCTTTTGTGTTTGGCTTCATCTACAGGGGAAGA ATTAAAGGTGACCTAGAAAAGTCAATGAACAGCGTCTTTCAAAAGTATGACGGTGTGAACAGTGAAACCCATGCAGTGGATTACTTGCAATTCCAA ATGGAGTGCTGTGGGGTGAATAACATCACAGACTGGACTGCAATATCATGGTTTGTCCAACATAACAACTCTGTGCCACATTCCTGCTGCAAAGCAAATGCTACACAATGCACTGGACAACTCAGCCAACTAGATCTTCTGAACACACAG GGATGTGAAGCTAAACTGGAGCAGATGCTTCAGGATGTGCTTAGTTATGCAATGTTGGTAATCCTGGCATTTGCCATCATTAAG ttGTTTGGGATGCTCAGCATCTGTGTCATTGCCTGCAGAAGCAAGAAGAATGACTATCAGCCTCTGTATGCGTGA